Below is a window of Bradyrhizobium sp. SZCCHNS1050 DNA.
CGCTGCAGGAGGTCAGCGACATCCCGCACAAGTCCACCATTCCCGGCAAGATGCACGCCTGCGGCCATGACGGCCACACCGCCATGCTGCTGGGCGCGGCGCGCTATCTCGCCGAGACGCGCAACTTCGCCGGCACGGCCATCGTCATCTTCCAGCCGGCCGAGGAGGGCGGGGCCGGTGGCCGTGCGATGGTCGAGGATGGCCTGATGGAGCGCTTCGGCATCGAGGAGGTCTACGGCCTGCACAATGCGCCGGGCCTGCCGCTCGGAACGGTCGCGACGCGCACCGGCGCGGTGATGGCCGCTGCCGACACCTTCGAGGTGCGTCTGAAGGGGCTTGGCGGCCATGCGGCCCGGCCGAACAAATGCGTCGATCCGATCATCGCCGGCGCGCAGATCGTGACCGCGCTGCAGACGATCGTGGCGCGCAACGTCGATCCGGTCGAAAGCGCGGTGCTGTCGATCACGCGCTTTCACGCGGGGACGACCGCCGACAACATCATTCCGCAGACCGCCGTCATCGGCGGCACCGTGCGCACGCTCGATGAGGACATCCGCCGCTTGATGGACGAACGCTTCAAGGGCCTGGTGACGGCGCTCGCAAGCGGCATGGGCGTGGAGGCGGAAATCGACTACGAATGGGGCTATCCGGTCGTCATCAACCATGCGGAGCAGACCGCGTTCGCGGCCGACGTGGCGCGCAGCGTCGTCGGGCCGGAACAGGTCATCACCGACATGCCGCCCCGGCTCGGCGGCGAGGACTTCGCCTACATGCTGCAGGCGCGGCCCGGCGCGTTCGTCTTCATGGGCATCGGCGATGGGGCCGGCGTGCATCACCCGGAATATGATTTCAACGACGACGTGATCCCGCACGGCATCAGCTATTGGGCCAAGCTGGTCGAGACCGCGATGCCGGCCGGCTGAGCGGGCTCTGACCGGGCCTCAGATCGCGGCCGCGGCGTCCTCGGTGCGGCGGTCGCTCTTGAAATAGTCGATCATGACCT
It encodes the following:
- a CDS encoding M20 aminoacylase family protein — its product is MPIINRAAELAEDAKVWRRDFHQHPELQYEVHRTAGRVAELLTSFGVDEVVTGIGRTGVVGVIRGRESSPRVIGLRADMDALPLQEVSDIPHKSTIPGKMHACGHDGHTAMLLGAARYLAETRNFAGTAIVIFQPAEEGGAGGRAMVEDGLMERFGIEEVYGLHNAPGLPLGTVATRTGAVMAAADTFEVRLKGLGGHAARPNKCVDPIIAGAQIVTALQTIVARNVDPVESAVLSITRFHAGTTADNIIPQTAVIGGTVRTLDEDIRRLMDERFKGLVTALASGMGVEAEIDYEWGYPVVINHAEQTAFAADVARSVVGPEQVITDMPPRLGGEDFAYMLQARPGAFVFMGIGDGAGVHHPEYDFNDDVIPHGISYWAKLVETAMPAG